One window from the genome of Rufibacter tibetensis encodes:
- a CDS encoding sensor histidine kinase, translated as MDLHITTIKLQNELDVVLAYKRTMQLSEFSGLPVASQTKFATAVSEICRNVLEHVGEGIIRFNMLETRGILLLEALVTDRGRGIPNVHDILDRKYTPSGGKGQGIYSSRKLVDYFFLDSDFEKGTRVRLQKRIPANHPPINKAIIQGWADYFNNESEISPYAEIKRQNMQLIELMEQLRVRTIEAEFQLQEIQHLNQELQTSNHEINALLQERDTKNKQLERVNKTLDEFAHTITHDLKAPLQNLIGLSEAVTDYLEEGSKDDAVGVMPMVLLQVKRMEHLITDVLAYSLTGRQQVQKKLISVGDLVTTIASALTVPNGFEIHISDNLPVLVAEEIYLQQIFSNLLSNAVKYHDLPNGKIWVTAFQQNGHWEFVVEDNGPGIPAQDQEKVFELFETTSDVNHPDSTGIGLAIVRKIMEEKGGRVWVHSDGRGTAMHFTWPLEK; from the coding sequence ATGGACCTACATATTACCACCATAAAGCTGCAAAACGAGTTGGATGTTGTACTGGCCTATAAACGGACGATGCAGCTTTCAGAATTCTCTGGGTTACCGGTTGCTTCCCAAACCAAGTTCGCTACAGCTGTCTCTGAGATCTGCCGTAACGTGCTGGAGCACGTGGGAGAAGGAATTATTCGGTTTAACATGTTGGAAACCCGTGGGATTCTGCTGCTGGAGGCGCTAGTCACAGACAGAGGCCGGGGGATTCCTAACGTGCATGATATTCTGGATCGGAAGTATACGCCCTCCGGCGGCAAAGGCCAGGGCATCTACAGCTCCCGCAAGTTGGTAGACTATTTCTTCCTGGACAGTGACTTTGAAAAGGGTACCCGCGTACGGCTGCAGAAACGCATCCCGGCCAACCACCCGCCCATCAACAAAGCCATCATCCAGGGCTGGGCCGATTACTTCAACAATGAGTCTGAGATCTCGCCTTACGCGGAGATAAAGCGGCAGAACATGCAGCTGATTGAGCTGATGGAGCAATTACGGGTCCGCACCATTGAGGCAGAATTTCAACTGCAGGAAATCCAGCACCTGAACCAGGAACTGCAAACCTCTAACCATGAAATCAATGCCCTGTTGCAGGAGCGTGACACCAAAAACAAGCAGTTAGAAAGGGTAAACAAGACTCTGGATGAATTTGCCCACACCATCACCCATGACTTGAAAGCTCCGCTGCAAAACCTGATTGGGTTATCAGAGGCAGTTACAGATTATCTGGAAGAAGGGAGCAAAGATGATGCGGTAGGGGTAATGCCTATGGTCTTGCTACAGGTTAAGCGCATGGAGCACTTGATTACTGATGTACTGGCGTATTCGTTAACCGGCCGGCAACAGGTTCAAAAGAAACTGATTTCTGTAGGCGACCTGGTGACCACTATTGCCTCTGCTTTGACTGTGCCCAATGGCTTTGAAATTCACATTTCAGATAACCTCCCCGTGCTGGTTGCTGAAGAAATATACTTGCAGCAAATCTTCAGCAACCTGCTAAGCAATGCTGTAAAGTATCATGATTTACCGAACGGCAAAATCTGGGTGACCGCTTTCCAGCAGAACGGGCACTGGGAATTTGTAGTGGAAGACAATGGCCCGGGTATTCCGGCTCAGGACCAGGAAAAAGTATTTGAATTATTTGAAACGACCAGTGATGTGAACCACCCAGATAGTACGGGCATTGGCTTAGCCATTGTCCGGAAGATCATGGAAGAAAAAGGCGGCCGCGTCTGGGTTCACTCAGATGGCAGGGGAACGGCCATGCATTTCACCTGGCCGCTGGAGAAGTAA
- a CDS encoding STAS domain-containing protein gives MERIPILKMGPFLLVTIQVDLYDRLALTLENDLINMVSKTEAKGVLIDISAVSIVDSFMGRILGNIASMSKIMDAATVVVGMQPAVAITLVELGLTLSGVHTALDVEQGMELLRNKIGQLEQDEEGLYDSFI, from the coding sequence ATGGAAAGAATTCCTATTTTAAAAATGGGCCCCTTCCTGCTGGTAACTATCCAAGTGGATTTGTATGACCGGCTGGCCCTTACCCTGGAGAACGACCTCATCAACATGGTGAGCAAGACTGAAGCCAAAGGAGTATTGATTGACATTTCTGCCGTAAGCATTGTGGACTCTTTCATGGGTCGCATTCTGGGCAATATTGCGTCTATGTCTAAGATCATGGATGCCGCCACGGTAGTAGTGGGAATGCAGCCAGCGGTTGCCATTACCCTGGTAGAACTAGGCCTTACGCTCTCAGGCGTACACACCGCGTTAGATGTAGAACAGGGCATGGAGCTATTGCGCAACAAAATTGGCCAACTAGAACAGGATGAGGAAGGCCTCTATGATAGTTTTATCTAA
- a CDS encoding ABC transporter permease — MFKNYLLVAVRTLKRNFGYTSLNIVGLALGITCSLLLFLVIRHELSYDRFHSKADRIYRINVDNVSANGPGHSAGTPFPMLATLKASLPELSPATHLFNEEGGTFMVLPTNDQEPPKKFREEKNVLFVEPAFFDLFDYSTNGIDGKQALKDVNTVLLTQTIADKYFPGENPVGRVVRMNNKVNLKVTGVIPDAPANTDLPYQMLIDYESSKKISTFVNDSWNSTFSNQQVYFALPPGANLKQAEDRLNEVTAKYRPHSPGEKERYTFQPLTQMHFDERYGNFSNRTVSKITLWALGLIGMFLVLIASINFVNLATAQALRRAKEVGMRKVLGASKPQLMTQFLFETGLITLTALSLSVVFAELLLPQLNKLLELQITFSIVQDPQMMLFLVAVLVAVTFFAGFYPALVISGFQPISALKSKTATAKVAGLSLRRTLVVLQFTICQVLIICTIIVHNQMKYFRSASLGFDKEAIVNISLPSGKAQDLMALRPQLEAHPAIKATSFAIAPPSANIDMNTSFKYDDFSVERNFSVNMKMADEHYLKTFNIPLLAGRMYEKSDTMREFLVNETFLRQVGETNPHAAVGKDLMVNGGQSKGKIVGVVKDFHLASLRDEIPPVVMSTFSDIYMFLNVKLEQKDAKEALAHLQNVYQTAYPDDVFHYEFFDDSIARFYEEEQRQAHLFKVFSVIAILIGCLGLYGLVSFMVAQRTKEVGVRKVLGASSASIVGLFSIDFVKLVLIAFVIAGPISYYFMDKWLQDFTYRINIGSWVFLAAGALTLLIALTTVSVQALRAAFSNPVRALKTE; from the coding sequence ATGTTCAAAAATTACCTTTTAGTTGCGGTACGCACGCTCAAACGCAACTTTGGCTACACTTCGCTCAACATTGTAGGCCTGGCGCTAGGTATTACGTGCAGCCTGCTACTCTTTCTGGTTATCCGGCACGAGCTCAGCTATGACAGGTTCCATAGCAAGGCAGACCGTATCTACCGCATCAATGTGGACAATGTATCAGCAAACGGCCCCGGGCACTCGGCAGGTACCCCGTTTCCTATGCTGGCTACACTCAAAGCTTCTTTGCCAGAATTAAGCCCCGCTACGCACTTATTCAATGAAGAAGGGGGTACGTTCATGGTGTTGCCCACAAATGATCAGGAGCCGCCCAAGAAGTTCAGGGAAGAAAAGAACGTGCTGTTTGTGGAGCCTGCCTTCTTTGACTTGTTTGACTATTCTACCAACGGCATTGATGGCAAGCAGGCCCTCAAAGACGTCAACACAGTCCTGCTAACCCAAACCATTGCAGACAAATACTTCCCGGGCGAGAACCCGGTAGGGAGAGTGGTGCGCATGAACAACAAAGTGAATCTGAAGGTAACCGGAGTAATTCCGGATGCGCCTGCCAACACAGACTTGCCTTACCAGATGCTCATTGACTATGAGTCCTCCAAAAAGATCAGCACCTTCGTCAACGATTCCTGGAATAGCACCTTCAGCAATCAGCAGGTGTACTTTGCCCTCCCTCCAGGCGCAAACCTAAAACAAGCCGAAGACCGCTTGAATGAAGTAACCGCTAAGTACCGTCCTCATTCCCCAGGCGAGAAAGAGCGGTACACGTTCCAGCCACTCACCCAAATGCATTTTGATGAACGCTACGGAAACTTCAGTAACCGCACTGTCAGCAAAATCACGCTTTGGGCACTAGGGCTTATTGGAATGTTTCTGGTGCTGATTGCCTCCATCAATTTTGTGAACCTGGCCACGGCACAAGCCTTGCGCAGGGCCAAAGAGGTGGGTATGCGCAAAGTACTGGGTGCCAGTAAACCCCAACTCATGACGCAGTTCCTGTTTGAAACCGGTTTAATCACCCTTACTGCCCTTTCGCTGTCAGTGGTGTTTGCCGAGTTGCTGTTACCGCAGTTAAACAAGTTGCTGGAACTACAAATCACGTTTTCCATTGTACAGGACCCTCAGATGATGCTTTTCCTCGTGGCGGTACTAGTAGCGGTTACCTTCTTCGCGGGGTTTTATCCAGCGCTGGTCATCTCTGGTTTCCAACCCATTTCTGCGCTTAAAAGTAAGACTGCTACGGCAAAGGTGGCCGGCTTATCATTGCGCCGAACCTTGGTGGTGTTGCAGTTCACCATTTGCCAGGTACTCATCATCTGTACCATCATTGTGCACAACCAGATGAAGTACTTCCGATCAGCTTCGCTGGGGTTTGATAAGGAGGCAATTGTGAACATTTCCCTCCCTTCGGGCAAAGCCCAAGACTTAATGGCGCTCCGGCCTCAACTAGAAGCACATCCTGCTATCAAGGCAACCTCTTTCGCCATTGCCCCACCATCGGCCAACATTGACATGAACACCTCTTTCAAATATGATGACTTTTCTGTGGAACGCAACTTCAGCGTGAACATGAAAATGGCAGATGAGCATTACCTGAAAACATTCAACATCCCGTTGTTGGCAGGCCGCATGTACGAGAAGAGCGACACCATGCGCGAGTTTTTGGTCAATGAAACCTTCCTGAGACAAGTAGGCGAAACCAACCCACACGCTGCTGTTGGCAAAGACCTGATGGTGAACGGAGGACAATCTAAAGGCAAAATTGTGGGAGTGGTAAAAGACTTTCACCTGGCCTCTTTACGGGACGAGATTCCGCCGGTAGTGATGTCCACCTTCAGTGATATTTACATGTTCCTTAATGTAAAACTAGAGCAGAAGGATGCAAAAGAGGCACTGGCGCATCTGCAGAATGTCTACCAAACTGCCTACCCAGACGATGTCTTCCACTATGAATTTTTCGACGACTCCATCGCCCGGTTTTATGAAGAGGAACAACGGCAGGCGCACCTGTTCAAAGTCTTCTCTGTGATTGCCATCTTGATCGGCTGCCTGGGGCTTTACGGATTGGTATCGTTCATGGTGGCGCAACGCACCAAAGAAGTGGGCGTGCGCAAGGTGCTGGGAGCTTCCTCGGCCAGCATTGTGGGCTTGTTCTCCATTGACTTCGTGAAACTAGTGCTGATCGCCTTTGTCATCGCCGGGCCTATTTCTTACTACTTCATGGACAAGTGGCTGCAGGATTTTACCTACCGCATTAACATTGGGTCCTGGGTATTTCTGGCCGCCGGCGCGCTGACCTTGTTGATTGCTTTGACTACCGTGAGCGTGCAAGCTCTGCGAGCGGCGTTCTCTAATCCGGTACGGGCTTTGAAAACAGAATAG
- a CDS encoding STAS domain-containing protein, whose product MNKESAAALKGKKKQIMETWMGNQTKDAALRDDLMSVAELQQQSEEFLNSLLKAFASPQADDTDSAGYEPIHDILNEISISRARQGFSPRETSSYILSLKEVLSHTLEERFREEPATLYKEIISMNKIMDSLSLLTTETYIKGREEVILRQTNEMSEISTPVIRVWEGILALPIIGTLDSARTQVVMEALLEEIVATGSRIAILDISGVPTVDSLVAQHLIKTVSAARLMGAECIISGIRAEIAQTIVHLGIDLTNIYTKASLASALKMSFSMLNIQVTKAAPNAQLGSKQNFGF is encoded by the coding sequence ATGAACAAAGAAAGCGCCGCTGCCCTGAAAGGAAAGAAAAAGCAAATCATGGAAACCTGGATGGGCAACCAGACCAAGGACGCCGCCCTTCGGGACGACCTCATGAGCGTGGCAGAATTGCAGCAGCAATCAGAAGAATTTTTAAACTCCCTGTTAAAAGCCTTTGCCTCTCCACAGGCAGATGATACAGATTCGGCTGGGTATGAACCCATCCACGATATCTTAAACGAGATTTCTATTTCCCGGGCACGCCAAGGCTTCTCGCCCCGCGAAACCAGTTCTTATATTCTGAGCCTGAAAGAGGTTCTGAGCCACACGCTGGAAGAGCGATTCAGAGAAGAGCCAGCTACTCTTTACAAAGAGATCATCTCCATGAACAAGATCATGGATAGCCTGAGCCTGCTAACCACAGAAACGTATATCAAAGGCCGTGAAGAGGTGATCCTGCGCCAGACCAATGAAATGAGTGAAATCTCCACGCCGGTGATACGCGTGTGGGAAGGCATTCTGGCTTTACCCATCATCGGGACTTTAGACAGCGCCCGTACCCAGGTGGTAATGGAAGCTTTGCTGGAAGAGATTGTAGCTACCGGTAGCCGCATTGCCATTCTGGATATCTCAGGTGTACCTACCGTTGACTCGCTGGTAGCCCAGCATTTAATTAAAACCGTGAGTGCCGCCAGACTGATGGGAGCCGAGTGTATCATCAGTGGAATCAGAGCTGAAATTGCCCAGACCATTGTGCACTTAGGCATTGACCTCACCAACATCTACACCAAAGCCTCCCTGGCCAGTGCCCTGAAGATGTCTTTCTCTATGCTGAACATCCAGGTGACAAAAGCGGCGCCAAACGCCCAGTTAGGGTCTAAACAGAACTTCGGGTTTTAA
- a CDS encoding SpoIIE family protein phosphatase, translating into MDFNFAEHHYFPLADRTFQNIVRRDIGKIAEASGFSEAEVGRVSIVVTEMATNLVKHAQSKGGELLVKPICLENGETCGIELICLDNGPGMSDPQRMMEDGVSTFGSMGQGLGAIKRQSDFFDIYSQRGLGTAILCRIYRKGKAPKSAARSEQRFQMGAVLVPKPGEKVSGDGWGLRLSHQGAYLMVLDGLGHGEYAHEAATTALQAFRQQPKQTPSEMLRGVHAAIKRTRGAVGAIAHWNAEAGTLLFCGIGNIAGRLIMPDKPKSLLSYNGTLGMSVPTTINDQHLTWERGNTMILHSDGLKSRWDLGKYPELTRHDPTLIAAVLYKDNTRTTDDTLVVVVRATE; encoded by the coding sequence ATGGACTTTAATTTTGCTGAACATCACTACTTCCCTCTTGCAGACCGCACCTTTCAAAACATTGTTCGGCGCGACATTGGCAAGATAGCTGAAGCCTCTGGTTTCTCTGAGGCTGAAGTAGGCAGGGTGAGCATTGTCGTCACAGAGATGGCCACCAATTTGGTGAAGCACGCCCAGTCAAAGGGCGGTGAGCTGCTAGTAAAGCCTATCTGCCTGGAAAACGGGGAAACCTGCGGCATAGAGCTGATCTGCCTGGACAACGGCCCCGGCATGAGCGATCCGCAGCGCATGATGGAGGACGGCGTCTCTACCTTCGGGAGCATGGGCCAGGGCTTAGGCGCCATAAAACGGCAATCTGACTTCTTTGATATCTATTCACAGCGCGGTTTAGGCACGGCCATTCTCTGCCGCATCTACCGGAAAGGCAAAGCACCCAAATCAGCGGCCAGAAGCGAACAGCGGTTCCAGATGGGGGCAGTACTGGTTCCTAAACCCGGCGAAAAGGTAAGCGGTGATGGCTGGGGATTACGCCTGTCACACCAGGGCGCTTACCTCATGGTGCTGGACGGCTTAGGCCACGGGGAATATGCCCACGAAGCGGCCACTACTGCCCTACAAGCCTTTCGGCAGCAACCCAAGCAAACGCCTTCTGAGATGTTACGGGGCGTCCATGCCGCGATCAAAAGAACCCGGGGAGCCGTGGGTGCAATTGCCCATTGGAATGCAGAAGCCGGCACTTTGCTTTTCTGCGGGATCGGGAACATTGCAGGGCGCCTCATCATGCCAGACAAACCCAAAAGCCTGCTTTCTTATAATGGTACACTGGGTATGAGTGTCCCTACTACCATCAATGACCAGCACCTTACCTGGGAACGGGGAAATACCATGATCCTGCACTCAGATGGGCTGAAAAGCCGGTGGGATTTAGGAAAGTACCCGGAACTGACGAGGCATGATCCTACGTTGATAGCGGCAGTACTCTACAAGGACAATACCCGTACCACCGATGATACCTTAGTGGTAGTGGTACGCGCCACTGAATAA
- a CDS encoding response regulator, translated as MTTQFDPLDLIMLVDDDDTTNFVNKRLLTKLGVAKEILVKKNGAEALEYLQKSNQDGVTYPDLIFLDIKMPVMDGFSFLDEYHALNLSQDGSMIILMLTSSASFYDLERLKGYTSVKKHFSKALTESDIKEIMADYYQKH; from the coding sequence ATGACAACCCAATTTGATCCATTGGATTTAATTATGTTGGTAGATGATGATGATACTACCAATTTTGTAAACAAGCGTTTATTGACCAAGTTGGGGGTAGCCAAAGAAATTTTGGTGAAGAAGAATGGAGCTGAGGCCTTAGAGTACCTGCAGAAGTCGAACCAAGACGGAGTTACTTATCCAGATCTTATTTTCCTGGACATCAAAATGCCCGTGATGGATGGATTTAGCTTTCTGGATGAATACCATGCCTTAAACCTGTCACAAGACGGGAGCATGATTATTCTGATGCTGACCTCCTCTGCCAGTTTCTATGATCTGGAAAGACTGAAAGGCTATACTTCCGTGAAGAAGCACTTCTCTAAAGCTCTAACAGAAAGTGACATAAAGGAGATTATGGCCGATTATTACCAAAAGCACTAA
- a CDS encoding alkaline phosphatase D family protein translates to MLHLRTWPLLLLLFFFSCTSADTDKGLETLPQASMQTPLSIIALGSCNSQEREQPLWREVLKNHPQLWIWLGDNIYGDTDDMQVLRAKYEKQQQQPEYKELVENVPIIGIWDDHDYGRNNAGKEYKFKNQSAQLFWDFMGEPLKSPRRKQRGVYSAHTYGPPGQQVKVLLLDVRYHRDSLKGKEPTYQPNLKGDILGETQWQWLERQLKNSKAQFHLIGSGLQIIPNDHGFERWGNFPKSRERLFNLIAKTKAANVILLSGDRHFAELSKISWPGVPYPIYDFTTSGLTHSWMGGLVNEPNRHRVGQMHDKLNFAVMRFHWDQTPAVVDFEIRGRGNELHQLVKVEYALPQKSMAHPSNKVLLRRSSSNGQTR, encoded by the coding sequence ATGCTCCACCTAAGAACCTGGCCCCTTCTCCTGCTGCTTTTCTTCTTCTCCTGCACCTCGGCAGACACAGACAAGGGCTTGGAAACTCTGCCACAGGCAAGCATGCAAACTCCTCTTTCAATTATTGCCTTAGGCTCCTGCAACTCACAGGAACGGGAACAGCCGCTATGGCGCGAAGTGCTCAAAAACCATCCGCAGCTTTGGATCTGGCTGGGCGATAACATCTACGGCGATACAGATGACATGCAGGTTTTAAGGGCGAAATACGAAAAACAGCAGCAACAGCCAGAATATAAGGAGTTGGTGGAGAATGTTCCTATCATTGGTATTTGGGACGACCATGACTATGGCCGAAACAACGCCGGGAAAGAGTACAAATTCAAGAATCAAAGCGCACAACTATTCTGGGATTTCATGGGCGAGCCCCTTAAGAGCCCCAGAAGAAAGCAACGGGGCGTCTACAGTGCCCATACGTATGGTCCGCCGGGGCAGCAGGTAAAAGTTCTGCTGCTAGATGTGCGCTATCACCGTGACTCTTTGAAGGGAAAAGAACCAACGTACCAGCCTAACCTAAAAGGAGACATTCTGGGTGAAACCCAATGGCAATGGCTGGAACGCCAGCTAAAGAACAGCAAAGCGCAGTTTCACCTCATTGGCAGTGGCCTGCAAATCATCCCTAATGACCACGGCTTTGAGCGCTGGGGCAACTTTCCTAAATCACGGGAAAGGCTATTTAACTTGATTGCGAAAACCAAAGCCGCCAATGTTATCCTGCTGTCTGGAGACCGGCACTTTGCTGAGCTATCTAAAATTTCATGGCCGGGTGTGCCTTACCCTATCTATGATTTCACGACCAGCGGCCTTACCCATTCCTGGATGGGCGGCTTGGTAAACGAACCCAACCGTCACCGGGTAGGCCAGATGCACGACAAGCTTAACTTCGCTGTCATGCGGTTTCATTGGGACCAAACACCTGCCGTGGTAGACTTTGAGATCAGAGGCCGGGGGAATGAACTGCACCAACTGGTAAAGGTAGAATATGCGCTTCCGCAGAAGTCCATGGCACACCCCTCTAACAAAGTCCTCCTCCGCAGAAGCAGCTCAAATGGTCAGACCAGGTAA
- a CDS encoding ABC transporter ATP-binding protein — MIKTVNLQKKYTTDEVETTALVNVNLNVRQGEFVAIMGPSGCGKSTLLNIIGLLDNPSSGEFYFLDTEISKFSERQRANLRKEHLGFVFQSFNLIDELTVYENVELPLIYLKVGNAERKQRVEQVLEQMQIAHRRNHFPQQLSGGQQQRVAIARAVVSKPKLLLADEPTGNLDSAHGQEVMQLLSALNEQGTTIVMVTHSPTDADYAHRIVNLFDGQIISENVKELAIL; from the coding sequence ATGATAAAGACTGTCAATCTTCAGAAGAAATATACCACCGATGAGGTGGAAACCACTGCTCTAGTGAATGTGAACCTTAACGTGCGCCAAGGCGAGTTTGTGGCCATTATGGGGCCGTCTGGCTGTGGCAAATCCACGTTGCTGAACATCATCGGGTTGCTGGACAATCCCAGTAGCGGCGAGTTCTATTTCTTAGATACAGAAATTTCTAAATTCAGTGAGCGGCAGCGGGCGAACCTGCGCAAAGAGCATTTAGGCTTCGTGTTCCAGAGCTTCAATTTGATTGATGAACTGACGGTGTACGAAAACGTGGAACTGCCGTTGATTTACCTCAAAGTAGGCAACGCAGAACGCAAACAGCGCGTGGAGCAGGTACTGGAGCAAATGCAGATTGCCCACCGTCGCAACCACTTCCCGCAGCAGTTGTCGGGTGGACAGCAGCAGCGGGTGGCCATTGCCCGTGCGGTAGTTTCCAAACCAAAGCTGCTTCTCGCGGATGAGCCTACCGGTAACCTGGACTCAGCCCACGGTCAGGAAGTGATGCAGCTGCTGAGCGCCTTAAACGAGCAAGGCACTACCATTGTGATGGTAACTCACTCCCCCACCGATGCTGACTACGCCCACCGCATTGTAAACTTGTTTGACGGTCAAATCATCTCTGAAAACGTGAAAGAGCTCGCCATCCTGTAA
- a CDS encoding sterol desaturase family protein, which translates to MYFDLLWQSFRDYAWYLGAELLHPHWGNYVYWLLGLSIAVYLLELALPWRANQARIRQDFWLDGFYLFFNFFLFSLIGFYAISNVAVHAFKDVLAWIGVKNLVAIEIHTWPVWAQLLTLFVLRDFIHWNVHRLLHRVPWLWEFHKVHHSVHQMGFAAHMRFHWMENVVYRTLEYVPLAMIGFGLQDFFLVHIVALSIGHLNHANVRLPLGPLKYVFNNPQMHIWHHAKQLPQKHGANYGISLSIWDYLFGTAYVPQDGRDIELGFEESEAFPRKWHQQMVHGLWRPAGKRPLQDRTLVIQSSTAEQPLT; encoded by the coding sequence ATGTACTTTGATTTGCTTTGGCAGTCTTTCCGTGATTACGCGTGGTACCTGGGGGCCGAGTTGTTGCACCCTCACTGGGGAAACTATGTCTACTGGCTTTTAGGCCTTTCTATTGCGGTTTATCTGCTGGAACTGGCTTTACCTTGGCGCGCAAACCAGGCCAGAATAAGACAGGACTTTTGGCTTGACGGATTTTACCTCTTCTTCAATTTCTTTCTCTTCTCATTAATTGGGTTTTACGCCATTTCAAATGTGGCGGTACATGCGTTCAAGGACGTGCTGGCTTGGATAGGAGTAAAAAACTTGGTGGCCATTGAGATCCATACCTGGCCGGTATGGGCGCAGCTCCTGACGCTGTTTGTTTTGCGTGATTTTATTCATTGGAACGTACACCGGCTTTTGCACCGGGTACCCTGGCTTTGGGAGTTTCATAAAGTGCACCACTCTGTACACCAGATGGGTTTTGCGGCGCATATGCGGTTCCATTGGATGGAGAACGTGGTGTACCGTACGCTGGAATATGTGCCGCTGGCCATGATCGGGTTTGGCCTGCAGGACTTTTTTCTGGTGCACATTGTGGCGCTCAGCATTGGGCACCTGAACCATGCCAACGTGCGCCTGCCCTTAGGCCCATTGAAGTATGTATTCAACAACCCCCAGATGCACATATGGCATCACGCCAAGCAGCTGCCGCAAAAACACGGAGCCAACTATGGCATAAGCCTTAGTATTTGGGATTACCTGTTTGGAACAGCTTACGTGCCACAAGATGGGAGAGACATTGAGTTGGGTTTTGAGGAAAGTGAAGCCTTCCCCCGGAAGTGGCACCAGCAGATGGTACACGGTCTGTGGCGGCCCGCCGGTAAGAGGCCTTTGCAGGACCGAACCCTTGTAATACAATCCTCTACGGCAGAGCAGCCGTTAACCTAA
- a CDS encoding anti-sigma regulatory factor: MIVLSKEKLPIQKEQDVVLFRNRIKELATKIGMSLVNQTKLITAASELVRNMLRYGGGGITQLEIVSRNSIPGVRLVFKDEGPGIKDVTLAMKDGYSTGKSLGLGLPGAKRLVNEFDIKSEIGKGTTVTIIRWKNGL; the protein is encoded by the coding sequence ATGATAGTTTTATCTAAAGAGAAGCTTCCCATACAGAAAGAACAGGACGTAGTTCTGTTCCGGAACCGAATAAAAGAATTAGCCACCAAAATTGGGATGAGCCTGGTCAACCAAACCAAGCTCATCACGGCGGCCAGTGAATTAGTGAGAAACATGCTGCGTTACGGCGGCGGCGGCATTACGCAGTTAGAGATTGTCAGCCGAAACAGCATTCCAGGAGTCCGGCTTGTTTTCAAAGATGAGGGGCCAGGCATCAAAGACGTAACATTAGCCATGAAAGACGGTTATTCTACCGGAAAAAGCTTAGGACTGGGGTTGCCAGGAGCCAAACGCCTCGTCAATGAATTTGACATTAAGAGCGAAATTGGCAAGGGCACCACGGTCACAATTATCCGGTGGAAAAATGGACTTTAA